A single region of the Lysinibacillus sp. B2A1 genome encodes:
- a CDS encoding phage tail protein, producing the protein MSDQYIGEIRMFSGKYAPVGWELCNGQLLTIKGNEALFSLIGVKYGGDGTTNFALPDLRGRLPIHNSSQYPWASKGGVETVTLAEENLPAHTHGVYANNITTEATENSPANNTWGISTLTNYQTNVSSNIVQMNNELVSNVGGIYSHSNIMPSLVINFIIAKQGLYPDFQ; encoded by the coding sequence ATGTCAGATCAATATATAGGCGAAATTCGTATGTTTAGCGGTAAATATGCTCCAGTAGGGTGGGAATTATGCAATGGTCAATTACTGACTATTAAAGGTAATGAGGCACTTTTTTCATTAATAGGTGTCAAATACGGGGGAGATGGTACAACGAATTTTGCTTTACCTGATTTACGTGGAAGATTACCGATTCATAATAGTTCTCAGTATCCATGGGCAAGTAAAGGTGGAGTGGAGACAGTTACGTTAGCGGAGGAAAATTTACCTGCACATACTCATGGTGTTTATGCCAATAATATAACAACTGAAGCAACAGAGAATTCGCCAGCTAATAATACATGGGGTATATCAACCCTCACAAATTATCAAACGAATGTTTCCAGTAATATTGTACAAATGAACAACGAGTTAGTTTCTAATGTAGGTGGGATTTACTCTCATAGTAACATCATGCCATCATTAGTCATTAATTTTATTATTGCAAAGCAGGGTCTTTATCCGGATTTTCAATAA
- a CDS encoding phage tail protein: MADPYLGEIRIFAGNYAPRDWALCDGRLLSIAQYNALFSIIGITYGGDGKTTFQLPDLRGRAPMHYGDGPGLTTRPFAQPIGTSTVTLNETQMPIHKHRVQGSSVVAGGINNPTNAIWGSELAISAKPYVNVKNPVAMKVDIVKPQGGNQPHNNMQPFVAMNFIICLEGVFPQKP, from the coding sequence ATGGCAGATCCGTATTTAGGTGAAATTAGAATTTTCGCAGGAAACTATGCTCCGAGGGACTGGGCATTATGTGATGGCAGACTATTGTCTATTGCTCAATATAATGCTTTATTTTCCATTATCGGAATAACTTATGGTGGCGATGGTAAGACAACATTTCAGTTACCTGATTTAAGGGGGCGTGCTCCCATGCACTATGGAGATGGTCCTGGTTTAACAACAAGGCCATTTGCGCAACCAATAGGAACAAGTACAGTAACACTTAATGAAACGCAAATGCCTATTCATAAACATAGAGTACAGGGTTCATCTGTAGTAGCAGGTGGTATCAACAACCCCACTAATGCCATTTGGGGAAGTGAATTAGCGATTTCGGCAAAACCATATGTTAATGTAAAAAATCCAGTCGCAATGAAAGTAGATATAGTAAAGCCACAAGGTGGTAATCAGCCACATAATAATATGCAGCCTTTTGTCGCAATGAACTTTATTATTTGTTTAGAGGGAGTATTTCCTCAGAAACCATAA
- a CDS encoding DNA-binding response regulator: MLKAVIVDDEILAIHLLEAMLMESNSVDVIGKFLNPLDAYTNILKLKPDILFLDIEMAEMSGIEFASKIEETAHLMDIVFVTAYEHYALEAFNVQAVDYILKPIDKERLIKTIDRIRQRRGKLGFSANTLLDEDIKIIGSFHFHVHSGRVYIANTSLVLSTKEFQILFFLAQRPGQIFHPSELYKLIWAEDSIGQTKALKVHISNLRKKLESASGHQAKIVTVRGYGYQLLFE, encoded by the coding sequence ATGTTAAAGGCTGTCATTGTAGACGATGAAATTTTGGCAATCCATTTGTTAGAGGCAATGCTAATGGAAAGCAATTCGGTTGATGTTATCGGAAAGTTTCTAAATCCCTTAGATGCCTATACAAACATTTTGAAGCTGAAGCCAGATATTCTATTTTTAGATATTGAAATGGCAGAAATGAGTGGGATTGAATTTGCCAGTAAAATAGAAGAGACAGCGCATTTGATGGATATTGTTTTTGTAACTGCCTATGAGCATTATGCTTTAGAGGCATTCAATGTCCAAGCAGTTGATTATATATTAAAGCCTATAGATAAAGAGCGATTAATCAAAACCATTGATAGAATCCGTCAGCGAAGGGGTAAGCTTGGTTTTTCAGCAAATACTCTACTAGATGAAGATATTAAAATCATTGGCTCTTTTCACTTTCATGTTCATTCTGGCAGGGTTTATATCGCTAATACTTCATTAGTATTATCTACGAAGGAGTTTCAGATCCTATTCTTTTTAGCACAACGGCCAGGACAAATATTCCATCCCTCTGAACTGTACAAACTTATTTGGGCGGAAGATAGTATTGGACAAACAAAGGCGTTAAAGGTTCATATTAGTAATTTACGAAAAAAATTAGAATCTGCATCAGGACATCAAGCAAAAATTGTAACGGTAAGAGGTTATGGATATCAGTTACTCTTTGAATAA
- the tatC gene encoding twin-arginine translocase subunit TatC, with translation MDPYEDRKRKYLSPLDKKEAEPLTSVEAFVETPAETIEQAMVTDEPLFPLASLLEHITELRKQIIKGLVVFILFFIVVFSTINFWFPYVTRGHSLIILGPLEVVKFYMTISTTLAFGLSMPFLVHFLWSFVKPGLKEEESRFLGLYAPVMLVLFLMGIAFGYFIVNPLSYTFLVSIGAANFDVMVSASEYMHFLVMTTVPLGLLFELPIVALFLSSIGVLTAESMKKIRGWSYIAMGVGSAVITPPDFISQLLVLIPMIILYEISIYLVKRIERKQIESTA, from the coding sequence ATGGATCCATATGAAGACAGAAAAAGAAAATATTTAAGTCCCCTCGATAAGAAAGAAGCTGAGCCTCTCACATCTGTGGAGGCTTTTGTTGAAACGCCAGCTGAAACAATTGAACAGGCTATGGTGACGGATGAACCACTTTTTCCACTGGCTTCATTGCTTGAGCATATTACAGAATTACGCAAGCAAATTATTAAAGGGCTAGTGGTATTTATTCTATTTTTTATTGTGGTATTCTCTACAATTAATTTTTGGTTTCCTTATGTGACTCGAGGTCATTCACTTATTATTTTAGGCCCGTTAGAGGTAGTCAAGTTTTACATGACAATCTCTACCACACTTGCCTTTGGTCTTTCTATGCCATTTCTCGTTCACTTTTTATGGAGCTTCGTAAAGCCAGGTTTAAAGGAGGAAGAAAGTCGCTTTCTTGGACTCTATGCACCTGTCATGCTTGTACTCTTTTTAATGGGGATAGCCTTCGGTTATTTTATTGTTAATCCACTTAGTTACACATTCCTAGTGAGCATAGGAGCTGCTAACTTTGATGTCATGGTGTCTGCAAGTGAATATATGCATTTTTTAGTTATGACCACAGTTCCTCTTGGACTGCTATTTGAGTTACCTATCGTCGCCCTATTTTTATCGTCCATTGGTGTACTCACAGCTGAATCTATGAAAAAAATCCGCGGCTGGTCTTATATTGCGATGGGCGTTGGTTCGGCAGTCATTACACCACCTGATTTTATCAGTCAGCTCCTTGTACTAATTCCGATGATTATTTTATACGAAATAAGTATTTATCTTGTGAAGCGTATTGAACGAAAACAGATAGAAAGCACTGCGTAG
- a CDS encoding pullulanase, which yields MEITQFSMEEILDPTNIIEGKRYEFILDVEVDEEDELYHEAGIEVRVLIAEKGEELFILNYFVMEKAEGEYLDFALEEEELNEILAFCKEELAKA from the coding sequence ATGGAAATTACACAATTCTCAATGGAAGAAATTTTAGATCCAACAAACATAATTGAGGGGAAGCGTTACGAGTTTATTTTAGACGTGGAAGTGGACGAAGAAGATGAGCTTTACCACGAAGCAGGTATTGAAGTACGAGTACTAATCGCTGAAAAAGGTGAAGAACTATTTATTTTAAACTACTTTGTTATGGAAAAGGCAGAGGGTGAGTATTTAGACTTTGCATTAGAGGAAGAGGAATTAAATGAAATTTTAGCCTTCTGCAAAGAGGAATTAGCAAAAGCTTAA
- a CDS encoding N-acetyltransferase yields the protein MRVELKPITKDDDSFLYEVYVSTRRKEIDLWGWSAEQTQHFLEMQWYAQQVSYKQQFPEASHCIILSDDKYAGRLLTENLPQHLHLIDISILPSFQGNGLGTYLITKLQQTAKEENKPVILQVFQTNPARNLYERLGFQIVSTDDMYLKMRWQ from the coding sequence ATGAGAGTAGAGCTTAAACCTATTACGAAAGATGATGATTCATTCCTCTACGAAGTCTATGTTTCTACTAGACGAAAAGAGATAGATTTATGGGGATGGTCTGCTGAACAAACACAGCATTTTTTAGAAATGCAGTGGTACGCACAGCAGGTCTCATATAAGCAACAATTTCCTGAGGCAAGCCACTGTATTATTCTTTCAGATGATAAATATGCAGGTAGGTTGTTAACAGAAAACTTACCACAACATCTTCATCTTATTGATATCTCTATTTTGCCAAGTTTCCAAGGTAATGGATTAGGAACATATCTAATTACTAAACTTCAGCAGACGGCAAAAGAAGAAAATAAACCAGTGATATTGCAAGTTTTTCAGACAAACCCTGCAAGAAATCTATATGAAAGACTAGGATTTCAAATAGTGTCAACTGATGATATGTATTTAAAAATGAGATGGCAATAA
- a CDS encoding dehydrogenase — protein sequence MSSENNVSRRDFLKTTGIAAGTLVGGGIIGGLVGYNLPGKGTSTLEHGQHGTTNEALGSPKAKMFFMNQRDFNILSNATERIFPEDDLGPGAKGLDVPYFIDHQLAGQYGSNSKEYMHGPFAEGAPTQGYQSRLTRGEIFKQGIQKLEAEAQNRYKKSFNDIDGKQMDEILTAFQKGEVQMSGVTSAFFFTLLRAATLEGAYSDPMYGGNKNMDGWRMKNFPGHQMAYVSQIEDPKFQKIEPSSLGGH from the coding sequence ATGAGTTCAGAAAACAATGTTTCACGTCGAGATTTTCTAAAAACAACAGGAATTGCAGCAGGTACATTAGTCGGAGGTGGAATAATCGGAGGACTTGTAGGCTATAACCTACCAGGCAAGGGAACTTCCACACTAGAGCATGGTCAGCATGGCACTACGAATGAAGCGCTTGGCTCACCAAAAGCAAAAATGTTCTTTATGAATCAAAGAGATTTTAATATTTTATCAAATGCTACGGAACGTATTTTCCCAGAAGATGATTTAGGTCCAGGAGCAAAAGGCTTAGATGTCCCTTACTTCATTGATCATCAGCTTGCAGGACAATACGGAAGTAATTCTAAAGAATATATGCATGGTCCATTTGCTGAAGGGGCCCCAACACAGGGCTACCAAAGCCGCTTAACACGTGGAGAAATTTTTAAGCAAGGAATCCAAAAATTAGAAGCCGAGGCTCAGAATCGCTACAAAAAAAGCTTCAATGATATAGATGGTAAACAAATGGATGAAATTTTAACAGCCTTCCAGAAAGGTGAAGTACAAATGAGTGGTGTCACTTCTGCATTCTTCTTTACGTTATTGCGAGCAGCAACATTGGAGGGGGCATACTCTGATCCTATGTATGGCGGAAACAAAAATATGGATGGCTGGCGTATGAAGAACTTCCCTGGTCATCAAATGGCATATGTATCACAAATTGAAGATCCGAAGTTCCAAAAAATTGAGCCTAGTTCATTAGGCGGGCATTAA
- a CDS encoding phage tail protein — MAEPFLGEIRLFSFDKIPNGWLPCNGQLLPITGNVALYSLLGCTYGGDGKTTFALPNLQGRVPLHQGNQIAYGTVGGEEAHTLTINEIPSHTHQITADSSTTDKPSPKDNTWGAVNGKNIYAKKDNTAMNEAALSITGQNKAHNNMQPYLSVSFCIAKVGIFPSRG, encoded by the coding sequence ATGGCAGAGCCATTTTTAGGAGAAATACGTCTTTTTAGTTTCGATAAAATACCAAATGGGTGGCTCCCTTGTAATGGTCAATTGTTGCCGATAACTGGAAATGTTGCGCTTTATTCATTATTAGGGTGTACGTATGGCGGGGATGGGAAGACAACCTTTGCGCTTCCAAATTTACAAGGAAGAGTACCATTACATCAAGGTAATCAGATTGCTTACGGAACGGTAGGAGGAGAGGAAGCACATACATTGACGATTAATGAGATACCCTCTCATACCCATCAAATAACAGCAGACTCATCAACAACAGATAAGCCTTCACCAAAAGACAATACATGGGGTGCAGTTAACGGAAAGAATATTTATGCTAAAAAGGATAATACAGCTATGAATGAAGCTGCTTTATCAATTACAGGACAGAATAAAGCACATAATAATATGCAGCCCTATTTAAGCGTATCTTTTTGTATCGCAAAAGTGGGTATTTTTCCAAGTAGAGGATAA
- a CDS encoding alanyl-tRNA editing protein, which translates to MKELLYYQDVMLQEFDATVSSNGIDENDRAFIVLSNTTFYPTGGGQPHDTGTINGIEVIDVEKVGDEIRHYIQGDASILTGDVQGQINWQRRFDHMQQHAGQHILTAAFVELFNIQTVSFHLGSEQVTIDLAVDTISEEQLLEAEALANDIILENRPIETKWITEDELENYNLRKDVAVTGDIRLVIIPNFDYNGCGGTHPTSTGQVSAIKILGTEKMKGNIRVSFVCGQRVLKELAMRKKVLADVARQLSVPEVEASAALVKVLSAQKNTEKALVHAKEELLQFEAKALISTYNHMVAAAFSQRTMQELQKLARMIVTERADAIVLLVTENEGKLQFVAAKGPATERSMKDIAAKALPLINGKGGGNDQMVQGGGEHLISKEQLLKAMQEILI; encoded by the coding sequence TTGAAGGAGCTATTATATTACCAAGACGTGATGCTGCAAGAATTTGATGCGACTGTTAGCAGTAATGGAATTGATGAAAATGACCGAGCCTTCATCGTGCTTTCAAATACTACATTTTATCCTACGGGTGGTGGACAACCGCATGACACAGGGACCATAAATGGTATTGAGGTTATTGATGTTGAAAAGGTGGGCGATGAAATAAGACATTATATTCAGGGTGACGCTTCCATTTTGACTGGAGACGTGCAAGGACAAATAAATTGGCAACGACGCTTTGATCATATGCAGCAACATGCGGGGCAGCATATTTTAACAGCGGCTTTTGTCGAACTGTTTAATATACAAACTGTTAGCTTCCACTTAGGCAGTGAACAGGTCACAATTGATTTAGCTGTGGATACAATTTCAGAAGAACAGCTTTTAGAAGCTGAAGCTCTTGCCAACGATATTATTTTAGAAAATCGTCCAATTGAAACGAAGTGGATTACAGAAGATGAACTGGAGAACTATAATCTACGTAAGGATGTAGCCGTTACGGGAGATATTCGACTAGTGATTATTCCTAATTTTGATTATAACGGTTGTGGCGGGACACACCCAACCTCCACAGGACAAGTTAGTGCAATTAAAATTTTGGGCACTGAAAAAATGAAGGGCAATATTCGTGTCTCCTTTGTTTGTGGTCAACGAGTTTTAAAAGAGCTTGCCATGCGTAAAAAAGTACTAGCTGATGTGGCAAGGCAGTTAAGTGTACCTGAAGTAGAAGCCTCTGCTGCGCTTGTTAAAGTTTTATCAGCACAGAAAAATACGGAAAAAGCACTTGTACATGCAAAAGAAGAGCTGCTCCAATTTGAAGCAAAGGCACTCATTTCCACTTACAACCATATGGTTGCTGCAGCCTTTTCTCAACGTACGATGCAGGAGCTTCAAAAGCTAGCACGTATGATTGTTACTGAGCGGGCAGATGCTATCGTACTTCTTGTCACTGAAAATGAAGGCAAGCTTCAGTTTGTTGCGGCAAAAGGTCCAGCAACTGAAAGAAGTATGAAAGATATTGCGGCAAAGGCTTTACCACTCATAAATGGAAAAGGTGGTGGAAATGATCAAATGGTACAGGGCGGTGGAGAGCATTTAATCTCTAAGGAACAACTCCTTAAAGCCATGCAAGAAATCCTTATTTAA
- a CDS encoding VanZ family protein translates to MSLYTHSIMVAFLITIFLSFALFIPWLIYTYRKYGYLSISKTIIMFSFIFYFLSALCLVLLPFPSTRDTCSLQTADTVHYNLHPFQFIRDILKDSGIVLTSPSTWLYITKQPAFFQAFYNFLLLMPFGIYLRYFLKKREYWKRAFIISFLLTLFYEVTQVTGVYGIFNCAYRILDVDDLMLNSVGAWLGFFLAPIVWALFPSHEAVQAKAAEIAKNDIVKPLSILLAIIIDLFIVQLILIVTGVVVPNNSIFEFVLKFLLYMLLFGLVPTITGGATIGMKVLRFTMTSVKGNGIIHKTWQRCFAILATISLLEMIAILGKIKLNMDSPFYVLQIVITLVAFLAALLIRLIIVIHVARVLISGGKHHLFIDEYAGLVATRKNKGDC, encoded by the coding sequence ATGTCTTTATATACACATTCGATTATGGTGGCTTTTCTCATAACTATTTTTTTATCCTTTGCTTTGTTTATACCTTGGCTAATTTATACGTATCGAAAATATGGTTATTTATCCATATCTAAAACGATTATTATGTTCTCCTTTATTTTTTACTTTTTATCAGCATTATGTTTAGTCCTATTACCGTTTCCTTCAACTCGTGATACTTGTTCTCTGCAAACTGCAGATACTGTTCACTATAATCTACATCCATTTCAATTTATTAGAGATATTTTAAAGGATAGTGGAATCGTTCTAACAAGTCCCTCAACATGGCTTTATATAACGAAGCAACCAGCATTTTTTCAAGCATTTTATAATTTCTTATTACTTATGCCATTTGGGATCTACTTGCGTTATTTTCTTAAAAAAAGAGAGTACTGGAAACGTGCATTTATCATCAGCTTTTTGCTAACATTGTTTTATGAGGTAACGCAAGTTACAGGAGTTTATGGCATTTTTAATTGTGCGTACCGTATTCTTGATGTAGATGATTTAATGCTTAATAGTGTTGGTGCATGGCTTGGATTCTTTTTAGCACCTATTGTATGGGCGCTGTTTCCATCTCATGAGGCAGTGCAGGCTAAGGCAGCAGAAATTGCAAAAAATGATATCGTCAAACCACTATCTATATTGCTAGCCATCATTATTGATTTATTTATTGTGCAGCTTATTTTGATAGTAACAGGGGTGGTAGTACCCAATAATAGCATTTTTGAATTTGTTTTAAAGTTCCTATTGTATATGCTGCTATTTGGTCTAGTTCCAACTATTACAGGTGGTGCAACCATTGGTATGAAGGTTCTACGCTTTACGATGACAAGTGTAAAGGGCAACGGTATTATTCATAAAACATGGCAACGCTGCTTCGCGATATTAGCAACGATCAGTCTTTTAGAGATGATTGCGATTTTAGGGAAAATTAAGCTAAATATGGATTCGCCCTTCTATGTGCTACAAATAGTAATTACATTAGTAGCATTTTTGGCTGCGCTACTTATTAGACTTATAATTGTCATACATGTAGCTCGTGTCTTAATAAGTGGGGGGAAGCATCATCTGTTTATTGATGAATATGCTGGATTGGTGGCAACGAGAAAAAATAAGGGGGATTGTTGA
- a CDS encoding twin-arginine translocase TatA/TatE family subunit, with protein sequence MGGLGAIGVPGLIIILVIVLIVFGPKKLPEIGGAVGKTFAEFKKSTKGLMDDDDEQAKKTEKKSDAS encoded by the coding sequence ATGGGAGGTCTTGGAGCAATTGGAGTACCTGGGCTAATTATTATTTTAGTCATTGTTTTAATTGTGTTTGGTCCAAAAAAACTGCCAGAAATTGGCGGAGCTGTTGGTAAAACGTTTGCAGAGTTTAAAAAGTCCACAAAGGGGCTTATGGATGACGATGATGAGCAAGCGAAAAAAACAGAAAAAAAATCTGATGCTTCGTAG
- a CDS encoding phosphoesterase yields MKKLLYVVFFFVFIVIFLYVNNHWLVVSKHVFESEKVPAGFDGLRITQITDLQDALFGEQQEKLIAKVKTTNPDLIFITGDLIDSNRYDLERSLQAVRGLVGLADVYYVLGNHEVATNKVREIYEVLSSLGVHVLANESTFIERDGERLAIIGIEDPLMGRTTEDMLEMVGKHVQPDVLTILLAHRPEVFKTYVNYGIDLVFAGHAHGGQVRIPGIGGIFARGQGLFPKYTAGVYEENSTTMVVSRGLGNSSVPFRIFNLPEIVVMELKKK; encoded by the coding sequence TTGAAAAAATTATTATATGTAGTTTTCTTTTTTGTTTTTATAGTCATTTTTTTGTACGTAAACAATCACTGGCTGGTTGTCAGCAAGCATGTATTCGAGTCGGAAAAAGTGCCTGCTGGCTTCGATGGGCTACGCATTACCCAAATAACAGACCTACAGGATGCTCTTTTTGGTGAACAACAAGAGAAACTCATAGCAAAGGTGAAGACAACAAATCCTGACCTGATTTTTATTACAGGTGATTTAATTGATAGTAATCGCTATGATTTGGAGCGAAGCTTGCAGGCTGTTAGGGGATTAGTGGGACTTGCGGATGTCTACTATGTACTTGGAAACCATGAAGTAGCAACTAATAAGGTAAGAGAAATTTATGAGGTGCTTTCATCGTTAGGTGTACATGTGTTAGCTAATGAATCGACATTTATTGAGCGCGACGGGGAGCGCTTAGCGATTATTGGGATAGAAGATCCGTTAATGGGTAGAACAACAGAAGACATGCTAGAGATGGTAGGAAAACATGTACAACCAGATGTTCTAACCATTTTACTAGCACATCGACCAGAAGTGTTTAAAACGTATGTAAATTATGGAATTGACTTAGTGTTTGCAGGGCATGCTCACGGTGGACAGGTTCGTATTCCAGGTATTGGCGGTATCTTCGCTAGGGGCCAGGGATTATTCCCAAAATATACGGCAGGCGTATATGAAGAAAATTCTACAACTATGGTCGTTAGCCGGGGATTAGGGAATAGTTCTGTACCTTTTCGAATTTTTAATCTGCCAGAAATTGTCGTAATGGAATTAAAGAAAAAATAA
- a CDS encoding GMC family oxidoreductase: MATTLPSVDVVTVGVGWTGGIVAAECSKAGLKVVGLERGQKRGTEDFMSIHDEYRYAIRYDLMQNLSKETISFRNNRNMKALPMRQLGSFLLGEGLGGSGTHWNGMTYRFLPYDFQIKTLTDKRYGPNKLGPDYLIQDWALTYDELEPYFDKFEKTAGISGDGKNPFSGKRSSPYPTGPMKMTPMLEQFEKATKKLKLSPYMVPSANVSEVYKNPDGETINACQYCGFCERFGCEYGAKSSAEVTVVPTALKTGNFDLRYNSNVVEILKQGYKVTGVRYIDTISGEEFIQPANVVVLTSYVFNNAKLLMVSNIGERYDPATGKGTLGRNYCYQILPGAAGFFDEQFNTFMGAGSLGVSVDDYNGDNFDHSDLDFIHGGNIALTQTGARPIGSNPTPPDTPTWGPEFKKQSIHYYTRSFGIGAQGASMPHKENYLSLDSTYKDAYGLPLIQLTYNFTDQDRALHKFISARAADIMKEMGAKTVVPNAEITDYNIVPYQTTHNTGGTVMSVKPEDGVVNNYLQHWGVENLFAVSAGNFAHNSGYNPTGTLGALAYRCAEGVVKYSKSGGSLV, translated from the coding sequence ATGGCAACAACATTACCTAGCGTAGACGTTGTAACTGTCGGTGTAGGCTGGACTGGCGGCATTGTCGCTGCAGAATGTTCGAAAGCTGGCTTGAAGGTCGTTGGCTTAGAACGCGGGCAAAAGCGTGGGACAGAAGATTTTATGAGTATTCATGACGAGTATCGTTATGCAATTCGATATGATTTAATGCAAAATCTTTCAAAAGAGACGATAAGCTTCCGAAACAATCGCAACATGAAGGCATTACCTATGCGACAACTTGGCTCCTTCTTACTTGGAGAGGGACTTGGTGGCTCTGGCACACACTGGAATGGTATGACATATCGTTTCTTACCCTACGATTTTCAAATTAAAACATTAACAGACAAGCGCTATGGCCCAAATAAACTCGGACCTGATTATCTAATTCAGGATTGGGCTTTAACATACGATGAGCTGGAGCCATATTTCGACAAGTTTGAAAAAACAGCAGGTATTTCTGGAGATGGTAAAAACCCATTTAGTGGAAAACGTTCAAGTCCTTATCCTACAGGACCTATGAAAATGACACCGATGCTTGAGCAATTTGAAAAGGCAACAAAAAAACTTAAGTTATCACCCTATATGGTTCCTTCTGCAAACGTATCAGAGGTTTATAAGAACCCAGATGGTGAAACAATTAATGCTTGTCAATATTGTGGCTTTTGTGAGCGCTTCGGCTGTGAATATGGAGCAAAATCATCTGCGGAAGTAACGGTTGTACCAACTGCCTTAAAAACAGGGAATTTTGATTTACGCTATAACTCCAATGTTGTAGAAATTCTTAAGCAAGGCTATAAAGTAACCGGAGTTAGATATATAGATACAATATCTGGAGAAGAATTTATTCAACCTGCAAATGTCGTTGTTCTTACAAGTTATGTCTTTAATAACGCCAAGCTATTAATGGTCTCTAATATTGGTGAACGCTATGATCCAGCAACTGGAAAAGGAACACTTGGAAGAAATTATTGCTATCAAATACTTCCTGGTGCTGCTGGATTCTTTGATGAGCAGTTTAACACATTTATGGGGGCAGGCTCCCTTGGTGTAAGTGTTGATGACTATAATGGGGATAATTTCGACCATAGTGACTTAGATTTTATTCATGGCGGAAATATAGCACTGACGCAAACAGGAGCGCGTCCTATCGGTTCAAATCCAACTCCTCCTGATACACCAACATGGGGACCCGAGTTTAAAAAGCAATCTATTCACTACTATACACGCTCATTCGGTATTGGTGCTCAAGGTGCTTCCATGCCACATAAAGAAAATTATTTATCTCTTGATTCAACCTATAAGGATGCTTACGGTTTACCTTTAATACAGTTAACGTACAATTTTACAGATCAGGATCGTGCACTTCATAAATTTATCTCCGCTCGTGCAGCTGACATTATGAAGGAAATGGGCGCAAAAACAGTGGTTCCAAATGCTGAAATCACTGACTACAACATTGTACCGTATCAAACAACACATAACACAGGCGGAACCGTAATGAGTGTAAAGCCTGAGGATGGGGTTGTTAATAATTATCTTCAGCATTGGGGTGTAGAGAATCTATTTGCTGTGAGTGCTGGAAACTTTGCTCACAATAGTGGTTATAATCCTACTGGTACGTTAGGTGCACTAGCATATCGTTGTGCAGAGGGTGTTGTGAAATATAGTAAATCAGGCGGTTCTTTGGTGTAA